The following are from one region of the Littorina saxatilis isolate snail1 linkage group LG4, US_GU_Lsax_2.0, whole genome shotgun sequence genome:
- the LOC138963752 gene encoding inter-alpha-trypsin inhibitor heavy chain H3-like, whose product MGSLGTGGWRCVAFVIVVCAAVVSPVLGQQAKPRIYSLRVYTDIKFHFATTLVTSRVLNPATTAREAVFDVTLPNQAFISNFTLEIGGQVYPGQVKEKEAAQKQYDTAKKKGQSAGQVKQAPRETNRFKVEINVGPEEKVTFNLTYQEILERRLGVYEHVVYIDPGQEVEDLSVEVAIEENREITYLHVPPLRNDLLSEVDLTASHSGAAVSRPAVNRAVIRYDPSTEEQLRASSDGLSGLFTVRYDVDRKLDGGELLVVNGYFVHFFAPPVEKPVPKDVLFILDTSTSMQGQKMQQLKDAMQVVLDDMTAEDRFGVMEFNTRATYWRKTLVSATARNIQQAIQYVDNLYATGWTNMDEALQEGIGFLTKEGRELGSGMVIFLTDGVPSTGIRAPAEILKNALRTNSKEMPIYGLAFGKNADWSLVKQLSSQNNGVARRIYEDSDSALQIQGFYQEVSTMLLTRVQARYVDDAVDPASLTQSSFKNYFNGSELIIAGKLLDNTVRSLAVTMEANDAKGDLTLTSTSNALDLDSVTSSGLMSLDDLGKVTEKMWAYLTLKQILKQQVGESDAAKKAELKQKAVELSLKYGFVTPVTSLVVTKPDEDDVGDLQEDDSDLQDDNQPSSSSSSSRRQRPARHRNRGGGGGGSRGGGGGDPHFMMELTTLPYPVCFDVDGSAGDVYRLLRDPRSGLTVNIEMGEGLRKRDHPVTHGGNVYRTYIFSVVVILGDVIMEVTRQHVRVNERQLSWNVEGSVRMPGVWVMMSEDGVLRFVLDSSVEVEVKRWIHPDDVTLGADFLNVEVENEHLLAEDSDGLLGQFVHKKMRMTKLRYRNHKMVARLTSRTGRQQRHGKAYLKNRKDPFFNRTTPCLNLRFHGQELLDHPTDFYRVRDLFYV is encoded by the exons ATGGGTTCCCTTGGGACAGGGGGCTGGAGATGCGTCGCgtttgtgattgttgtttgtgctgcGGTTGTATCCCCTGTGCTTGGACAACAG GCTAAACCACGAATCTATTCTCTGCGAGTGTACACCGACATCAAGTTTCACTTTGCAACAACGTTGGTGACGAGCAGGGTGCTAAACCCAGCTACCACCGCCAGAGAAGCTGTGTTCGACGTCACTTTGCCTAACCAAGCATTCATCTCCAACTTTACTCT GGAGATAGGGGGCCAGGTGTACCCAGGACAGGTGAAGGAGAAGGAGGCGGCCCAGAAACAGTACGACACAGCCAAGAAGAAGGGTCAGTCCGCCGGACAGGTCAAGCAAGC ACCCAGAGAGACCAACCGATTCAAAGTGGAGATCAACGTAGGGCCGGAAGAAAAGGTGACCTTCAACTTGACCTACCAAGAGATCCTCGAGCGCCGATTGGGTGTTTACGAGCACGTGGTGTACATTGACCCGGGTCAGGAGGTGGAGGACCTGAGTGTGGAGGTGGCCATAGAGGAGAACAGAGAGATCACTTACCTGCACGTCCCGCCACTCAGGAATGACCTGCTGTCTGAGGTCGATTTGACAG CCAGCCATAGCGGTGCAGCCGTCAGCAGGCCGGCAGTGAACCGAGCGGTCATCAGGTATGACCCCAGCACGGAGGAACAGCTACGGGCCTCTAGTGACGGTCTCTCCGGTCTCTTCACTGTCCGCTATGACGTCGACAGGAAACTTGACGGTGGAGAGCTGTTG GTGGTCAATGGATACTTTGTGCATTTCTTTGCCCCTCCTGTTGAAAAGCCTGTCCCAAAGGACGTGCTGTTTATCCTGGACACCAGTACTTCCATGCAAGGACAGAAGATGCAG CAACTGAAAGACGCCATGCAGGTGGTTCTTGACGACATGACCGCAGAAGATCGTTTCGGTGTGATGGAGTTCAACACGAGGGCCACCTACTGGCGAAAGACGCTTGTCTCCGCCACTGCCAGGAACATTCAGCAGGCTATCCAGTATGTGGACAACCTATACGCTACCGGGT GGACAAACATGGACGAGGCTCTACAAGAAGGTATCGGGTTCCTGACCaaggaagggagagaactgGGCAGTGGCATGGTTATCTTTCTTACCGACGGAGTTCCCTCCACTGGCATCCGGGCCCCGGCTGAGATTCTCAAGAACGCTCTCCGAACCAACTCCAAGGAGATGCCCATATATGGCCTGGCTTTTGGGAAAAACGCTGATTGGTCGCTGGTGAAGCAGCTTAGCTCGCAGAACAATGGAGTGGCCAGGAGGATTTATGAAGATTCCGATTCTGCTTTGCAG ATCCAAGGGTTCTACCAGGAGGTGTCCACCATGCTGCTGACCAGGGTCCAGGCCAGGTATGTAGACGACGCAGTGGACCCAGCCTCCCTGACCCAATCCTCCTTCAAGAATTATTTCAACGGATCAGAACTCATCATCGCCGGCAAGCTTCTCGACAACACCGTCCGCTCCCTCGCCGTTACCATGGAAGCCAACGACGCCAAGGGTGACCTCACTTTGACCTCGACCTCCAATGCCCTTGATCTTGACAGCGTGACCTCCTCTGGCCTGATGAGCTTGGATGACCTTGGCAAGGTCACGGAGAAGATGTGGGCCTACCTGACGCTGAAGCAGATCCTCAAACAGCAGGTCGGCGAGAGTGATGCCGCCAAGAAGGCTGAGCTGAAACAGAAGGCCGTGGAGCTTTCTCTCAAG TACGGCTTTGTGACACCAGTGACGTCACTGGTTGTGACGAAACCAGACGAAGATGACGTAGGAGACCTGCAGGAAGACGACAGTGACTTGCAAGACGACAATCAACCCTCCTCATCATCTTCGTCATCACGACGACAACGTCCTGCCCGTCATCGCAATCGTGGTGGTGGAGGAGGGGGCAGTCGAGGTGGAG GTGGGGGTGACCCACACTTCATGATGGAGCTCACCACCCTGCCCTACCCTGTCTGTTTTGACGTGGATGGATCCGCTGGTGACGTCTATCGTCTGCTCCGAGACCCTCGCTCTG GTCTGACCGTCAACATAGAAATGGGAGAAGGCTTGAGGAAACGCGACCACCCGGTCACACACGGCGGGAATGTCTACCGTACATACATCTTCAGTGTCGTCGTCATTCTCGGTGACGTCATCATGGAGGTCACGCGCCAGCACGTCCGCGTCAACGAAAGACAACTCTCGTGGAACGTGGAAGGCTCAGTGCGCATGCCCGGCGTGTGGGTGATGATGTCGGAGGACGGAGTGTTGCGGTTTGTGTTGGACTCCAGCGTGGAGGTGGAGGTGAAGAGATGGATCCATCCTGATGACGTCACACTGGGGGCAGACTTCCTGAACGTCGAGGTGGAGAACGAGCATCTGCTGGCTGAGGATTCGGATGGCTTGCTGG
- the LOC138963518 gene encoding uncharacterized protein: MPGVWVMMSEDGVLRFVLDSSVEVEVKRWIHPDDVTLGADFLNVEVENEHLLAEDSDGLLGQFVHKKMTMTKLQYRKHKMIASLRSRSGREMRHGSAYLKNRKDPFFNRTTPCLNLRLHGQRLLDHPSDFYKIRDVFYV; the protein is encoded by the exons ATGCCCGGCGTGTGGGTGATGATGTCGGAGGACGGAGTGTTGCGGTTTGTGTTGGACTCCAGCGTGGAGGTGGAGGTGAAGAGATGGATCCATCCTGATGACGTCACACTGGGGGCAGACTTCCTGAACGTCGAGGTGGAGAACGAGCATCTGCTGGCTGAGGATTCGGATGGCTTGCTGG GTCAATTTGTCCACAAGAAAATGACCATGACGAAACTGCAATATCGCAAGCACAAGATGATCGCCAGCCTGAGAAGTCGCTCTGGCAGAGAAATGCGTCACGGATCTGCCTACCTGAAGAACAGGAAGGACCCCTTCTTCAACAGAACCACGCCCTGTCTCAACCTCAGATTGCACGGCCAGAGACTTTTGGACCACCCCTCTGACTTCTACAAAATCCGGGATGTCTTTTATGTTTGA